One Psychrobacillus glaciei genomic region harbors:
- a CDS encoding YwhD family protein, with protein sequence MKTKIPFTIISNDSTNGDGGFGVGVIDLNNVTPIIIDCQQQQAYIDVEALHGRSKIEKKVRFLSDKAHASNDFNKYWIVWVAMQVSEQGPYFFGITASEIRVSKEERRIKLGFKSLPEQVNFLDKALKGKYIFSHMDAPSKKLLKQFLREVNIDYFENSSSELKELLGVE encoded by the coding sequence ATGAAAACAAAAATTCCATTTACAATTATTAGTAATGATTCCACAAATGGTGACGGAGGCTTTGGAGTCGGTGTAATTGATTTGAACAATGTAACACCGATTATTATTGACTGCCAACAGCAGCAAGCCTACATTGACGTTGAGGCTCTTCATGGACGAAGTAAAATAGAGAAAAAAGTACGTTTTTTATCCGATAAAGCACACGCCTCTAATGATTTCAATAAGTATTGGATTGTTTGGGTAGCTATGCAAGTTAGTGAACAAGGTCCCTACTTTTTCGGAATTACTGCAAGTGAGATACGTGTTTCAAAAGAAGAACGCCGAATTAAGCTTGGTTTTAAATCCTTACCTGAACAAGTAAATTTTTTAGATAAAGCTCTAAAAGGAAAATATATATTTTCCCATATGGATGCCCCTTCAAAAAAACTCTTAAAGCAATTTTTAAGAGAAGTGAATATCGATTATTTTGAAAATTCTTCTTCCGAATTAAAAGAACTGTTAGGAGTTGAGTAA
- a CDS encoding SDR family NAD(P)-dependent oxidoreductase: MRLQNKVAIITGGGTGIGKETALKFAKEGAKVVVTDINKEAAMNTAQEIQAMGAEAIFVQHNVSNEDDWKKVVSETKSHFNKIDVLFNNAGIYIIKPLTEIELDDWNRLMSINVTGVFLGMKHVIPVMVEQNKGSIINASSIAGLFGAPGHALYGASKGAVRIMSKDAAIEFAGKGVRVNSIHPGFIETAMTDYASEATGRTTEELNAAYPLGRMGTTEEVAHTVVFLASDESSFTTGTEFVIDGGATAR; this comes from the coding sequence ATGAGATTACAAAACAAAGTTGCAATTATTACTGGTGGAGGAACTGGAATTGGTAAGGAGACAGCATTAAAATTTGCGAAAGAAGGGGCAAAGGTAGTAGTTACTGATATTAATAAAGAGGCGGCTATGAACACTGCTCAAGAAATTCAAGCGATGGGTGCTGAAGCCATTTTCGTACAACATAACGTAAGCAACGAAGACGATTGGAAAAAGGTTGTTAGTGAAACAAAAAGCCACTTCAATAAAATCGATGTATTATTTAATAACGCAGGAATCTATATCATTAAACCTCTTACTGAAATAGAATTAGATGATTGGAATCGTTTAATGTCTATAAATGTAACAGGAGTTTTCTTAGGTATGAAGCATGTGATACCTGTGATGGTAGAACAAAATAAAGGTTCTATTATTAATGCTTCATCAATTGCTGGATTATTTGGAGCTCCTGGACATGCTCTTTACGGGGCAAGTAAAGGTGCTGTTCGCATCATGTCAAAAGATGCTGCTATTGAATTCGCTGGCAAAGGTGTGCGTGTAAACTCTATTCATCCAGGATTTATTGAAACTGCAATGACAGACTATGCTTCAGAAGCAACCGGACGTACGACAGAGGAGTTAAATGCTGCATATCCACTTGGAAGAATGGGTACTACCGAAGAAGTTGCACATACAGTTGTATTCCTTGCATCTGATGAATCTTCTTTCACAACGGGGACAGAGTTCGTTATTGATGGTGGAGCTACTGCAAGATAA
- the lepB gene encoding signal peptidase I: MKKRMIIFLSLLLVGCSPQMKTITDEATSTEIEKVTPEDHQLLVVWGSDAMDRGNYDYNSIAHSDLVVDSNYDPLKRGDVLYYKMLESETKKNPMIPEDYLGRVVGLPGETVMIRYGHVYINNKRLDTFYGEATMTGSTEEEYLRKADLSQVEDIGWVKSYFKTDLNPIKVDEGTVFVLVDQWWRGTDSKDFGLLAIERIEGKVLGYSKK, from the coding sequence TTGAAAAAACGGATGATTATATTCCTAAGTCTTTTATTAGTTGGCTGCTCCCCACAGATGAAAACCATTACAGATGAGGCTACTTCCACAGAAATTGAAAAGGTTACACCAGAAGACCACCAGTTATTGGTAGTATGGGGTTCTGACGCAATGGATAGAGGTAATTACGATTATAATTCAATTGCACATAGCGATTTAGTAGTAGATTCAAATTATGATCCTCTTAAACGAGGGGATGTCCTTTATTATAAGATGCTAGAGTCAGAAACTAAAAAGAATCCAATGATTCCGGAGGATTATTTAGGAAGGGTAGTCGGATTGCCTGGGGAGACAGTCATGATCAGGTATGGTCACGTTTATATAAATAATAAACGATTGGATACTTTTTATGGGGAGGCAACAATGACAGGATCTACAGAAGAGGAGTATTTGAGAAAAGCAGATCTAAGTCAAGTAGAGGATATTGGATGGGTGAAAAGTTACTTTAAAACGGATCTGAATCCCATTAAAGTAGACGAGGGCACAGTATTTGTATTAGTGGATCAGTGGTGGAGGGGGACTGACAGCAAAGATTTCGGTTTGTTAGCGATTGAAAGAATAGAAGGCAAAGTATTGGGCTATTCAAAAAAATGA
- a CDS encoding M1 family aminopeptidase gives MNLKTYLALGVVAIFVVVGGFIMLVKENESNVAEVVREVEAQEIQPTKKVTEVPVSELPGSRGNYKIDIRQAEDLRFHISAEIEVSNESKSVWEDIGFYFIPNITTVGNKYYTLPFTGEAEITSIRDKDGEELSYSLDNTMLYVTPKSKVKPGEKTILTVDYLLLPPLDGQRLSKVDNNFYLALWYPMLGRYSDKWDLHPYYHNGEFYDTGYGDYEINYELAKEYLVASSGEDGEPKPTKSGKIQGANLKDFYIAFLDPEEWISETLVANDTTLRYFYPHDEPDNLHQMILEAERAFVFMEKNIGDNPNKELDIVANGSGMEYPNIVEVMEYSPGKHERTLIHEIAHQWFYFMVSSDPYEESWLDESLTALLEGTYRTLSYSTSNVGEISGFREINIFAERKIGKVIANIPVTDFGTQLGPIIYGEIPAILRDFFKAHGGHEETIKFLSAYFNEFKYQYVDTKTFVEFFNEYHQEDHTDFFKEWLILE, from the coding sequence GTGAACTTAAAAACATACCTTGCTTTAGGAGTGGTTGCAATCTTTGTAGTGGTTGGAGGTTTCATTATGCTAGTGAAAGAAAATGAATCTAATGTAGCCGAAGTAGTACGAGAAGTTGAAGCACAAGAAATACAACCTACAAAAAAAGTAACCGAGGTACCTGTTTCGGAACTTCCAGGTTCTAGAGGGAATTACAAAATAGATATTCGCCAAGCGGAGGATTTACGTTTTCACATTTCTGCGGAGATAGAAGTTAGCAATGAATCCAAAAGTGTATGGGAGGATATTGGTTTTTATTTTATCCCAAATATAACGACGGTAGGGAATAAATACTATACGTTACCATTTACAGGAGAAGCGGAGATTACTTCTATTAGAGACAAAGATGGCGAAGAGTTATCCTATAGTCTAGACAATACCATGCTATATGTAACTCCAAAATCTAAGGTAAAGCCAGGAGAAAAAACAATATTAACAGTAGACTATTTATTATTGCCGCCATTAGATGGACAACGATTGTCGAAAGTAGACAACAACTTTTATTTAGCATTATGGTATCCAATGCTTGGTAGGTATAGTGACAAATGGGATCTGCATCCTTATTATCATAATGGGGAATTCTATGATACAGGGTATGGAGACTATGAGATTAACTATGAGTTAGCTAAAGAATATTTGGTTGCCAGTTCTGGAGAAGATGGGGAACCCAAGCCTACCAAAAGCGGAAAGATACAAGGGGCAAATTTAAAAGATTTTTATATAGCATTTCTCGATCCGGAAGAATGGATTAGTGAGACTCTGGTAGCAAATGATACCACCCTCAGATACTTTTATCCGCATGATGAACCAGATAATTTACATCAAATGATTTTGGAAGCCGAAAGAGCGTTTGTATTTATGGAAAAAAATATAGGAGACAATCCGAATAAAGAGTTAGATATTGTTGCAAATGGTTCAGGAATGGAATATCCAAATATTGTAGAAGTAATGGAATACTCTCCTGGGAAACATGAGAGAACACTTATACATGAAATTGCTCATCAATGGTTTTATTTTATGGTGTCCAGTGATCCTTATGAAGAATCTTGGTTAGATGAAAGTTTAACCGCACTATTGGAGGGAACCTACCGTACATTAAGTTATAGTACTAGTAATGTGGGTGAAATATCAGGCTTTCGTGAAATAAATATTTTTGCTGAAAGAAAAATAGGAAAGGTGATTGCTAATATTCCAGTTACGGATTTTGGAACGCAGCTTGGTCCTATAATATACGGAGAAATTCCAGCAATTCTAAGAGATTTCTTTAAAGCACATGGTGGACATGAAGAAACAATCAAATTTTTATCAGCTTATTTTAATGAATTTAAATATCAATATGTGGATACTAAAACCTTTGTAGAATTCTTTAATGAGTACCATCAGGAAGACCATACAGATTTTTTCAAAGAGTGGCTTATATTAGAATGA
- a CDS encoding MFS transporter — protein sequence MGKSLASNKKYSWILWGIITFLFFGNLINFSGKNIIGLSADLIMNDLGLNSNQWGLVGSAYYWLFPITGIIGAALSDRFGTKKILSIIILAWGIIQFGALAINGFSALILYRVLLGIFQGPFGPVAMSHINKWFPAEKRGVASSIFTLGATAGGLVLAPVIIGLTTFGWKVAFAVFGGISVIWVLLFIFTTKESPSSIEQKAATKNAVVNSIQKKSGKEVVKEIFSPTSIFTLFLAFSTFIFVVWTAIWMPNYLTKVAGLTSSQMGVSVSIVGISSAAIIFLVSMVSDKVLAKTQNWGLSRVMVIGVSAVIGSLLLATVVFIQNPVWNVIAFGLAYGLTGANFAIGPQIMMKLVPERSGLMASILMSFQNVGGMIAPVATGMLIGLSKDNIIQGYNNSILVISGAILLCSILFLLFVKPDLKKQA from the coding sequence ATGGGCAAGTCATTAGCTTCGAACAAGAAATACAGCTGGATTCTTTGGGGGATTATTACATTTTTGTTTTTTGGGAATTTAATTAATTTCTCTGGAAAAAATATAATCGGTCTTTCAGCGGATTTAATTATGAATGATCTTGGTTTGAATTCTAACCAATGGGGCTTAGTGGGAAGTGCATATTATTGGTTGTTTCCAATTACTGGGATTATCGGCGCTGCACTTTCTGATCGGTTTGGAACGAAAAAAATACTTTCCATTATTATACTAGCGTGGGGCATCATACAATTTGGGGCTCTAGCGATTAATGGTTTTAGCGCGCTGATTCTATATAGAGTTCTATTAGGAATCTTTCAAGGTCCATTTGGTCCAGTTGCAATGAGTCATATCAATAAGTGGTTCCCCGCTGAAAAACGCGGAGTCGCAAGCTCTATATTTACTTTAGGAGCAACAGCGGGAGGGTTAGTTTTAGCGCCTGTAATCATTGGGCTGACAACATTCGGATGGAAAGTTGCTTTTGCCGTATTTGGAGGAATAAGTGTAATTTGGGTTCTCCTATTTATATTTACTACAAAAGAAAGCCCTTCTAGTATAGAGCAAAAGGCAGCAACAAAAAATGCAGTTGTAAATAGCATTCAAAAGAAAAGTGGTAAAGAAGTAGTTAAGGAAATTTTTTCACCAACTTCTATTTTTACATTATTTCTTGCCTTCTCTACTTTTATATTTGTCGTATGGACGGCAATCTGGATGCCGAACTATTTAACCAAAGTAGCAGGCCTAACTTCTAGTCAGATGGGAGTATCTGTTTCAATAGTTGGAATAAGTTCCGCTGCAATAATCTTTCTAGTGTCGATGGTTTCTGATAAAGTGCTTGCTAAAACACAAAATTGGGGTTTATCCCGTGTAATGGTAATTGGTGTATCAGCCGTTATTGGTAGTCTGTTGCTTGCAACTGTGGTGTTTATACAAAATCCTGTCTGGAATGTCATTGCATTTGGTTTAGCTTATGGTTTAACGGGTGCAAACTTTGCAATTGGCCCACAAATTATGATGAAGCTAGTACCGGAGCGAAGTGGACTTATGGCAAGTATTTTAATGTCATTTCAAAATGTAGGTGGAATGATAGCTCCTGTAGCGACTGGAATGCTTATAGGTTTATCAAAAGATAATATAATTCAAGGATATAATAATTCCATTTTAGTGATTTCAGGTGCAATCCTATTATGTTCAATATTATTCTTGTTGTTTGTTAAACCGGATTTAAAAAAGCAGGCTTAA
- a CDS encoding M48 family metallopeptidase, whose protein sequence is MAKKWGIRALLLFGVYALAMYYYIFHNGSGDIPAALKGTVADPHVFMSGRELYLSEEYSKIKNFLFFVATPFEWLVYLFILITGLSLAFERWIPLQNKWAILQSAVYVFLLSLLTFIVFFPLEFFRYVLSKNYGISTQSFNSWMRDNVIDFWVNFGMTVVIVTVLYWLINKSTKKWWFNAWLLMIPFSIFLMFIQPVVIDPLYNDFYPLTNKDLETKILSLAEQANIPTEHVYEVNMAEKTNALNAYVTGIGSNARIVLWDTTLNRLSENEILFIMAHEMGHYVEKHIYFGIAGYLLTMLIGLWLTARLMPWIIIHFGRVLKIKRLNAIHSLPLFLLITSFLLFVSSPLSNYISRYQETRADLYAIELVDDPEAAISTFQELTKAGLSEVNPPLLVKWFRYSHPTMLERISKVANEIGKEE, encoded by the coding sequence ATGGCGAAAAAGTGGGGAATTAGAGCTCTTTTATTATTTGGGGTGTATGCTTTAGCGATGTATTATTATATCTTCCATAATGGGAGTGGGGATATACCAGCTGCTTTGAAAGGAACAGTTGCAGATCCGCATGTTTTTATGTCGGGCCGTGAATTGTATCTTAGTGAGGAATATTCAAAAATAAAGAATTTCCTCTTTTTTGTAGCAACCCCATTCGAATGGCTTGTCTATTTATTTATTCTGATTACAGGGCTTTCTCTCGCATTTGAAAGATGGATTCCTTTGCAAAACAAATGGGCAATTTTACAAAGTGCAGTATATGTATTTTTATTATCACTACTGACGTTTATCGTATTTTTTCCATTAGAGTTTTTTAGATATGTTTTAAGTAAAAACTATGGAATTAGTACGCAGAGTTTCAATTCTTGGATGCGGGATAATGTTATTGATTTTTGGGTTAACTTTGGAATGACTGTTGTAATTGTAACTGTTCTTTATTGGCTTATTAATAAAAGCACAAAGAAATGGTGGTTTAATGCTTGGTTGTTAATGATTCCATTCTCCATATTTCTTATGTTTATTCAACCAGTAGTAATCGACCCTTTATATAATGATTTCTATCCGCTAACAAATAAAGATTTAGAGACGAAAATTCTCTCGCTTGCTGAGCAAGCAAATATTCCAACAGAGCATGTATATGAAGTAAATATGGCAGAAAAGACCAATGCGCTAAATGCATATGTTACGGGGATTGGGAGTAATGCAAGAATAGTGTTATGGGATACAACTTTAAACCGACTATCAGAAAATGAAATTCTCTTCATCATGGCGCATGAAATGGGGCATTATGTGGAGAAACATATATACTTCGGAATCGCAGGTTATCTTTTAACTATGCTTATTGGGCTTTGGTTAACTGCCAGACTAATGCCATGGATCATCATTCACTTTGGACGTGTATTAAAAATTAAACGACTAAATGCTATTCATTCACTGCCATTGTTTTTACTTATTACATCTTTTCTGTTATTCGTTTCAAGTCCACTTTCCAATTACATTTCTAGATATCAAGAAACTAGAGCAGATCTTTATGCAATAGAGTTAGTGGATGACCCAGAAGCAGCTATCAGCACTTTTCAAGAGCTTACAAAGGCTGGATTAAGTGAAGTAAATCCTCCCCTACTCGTAAAATGGTTTCGCTATTCCCATCCGACAATGCTAGAGAGAATAAGTAAAGTAGCAAATGAGATAGGAAAAGAAGAGTGA
- a CDS encoding CopG family transcriptional regulator gives MAETEKITINMNVVDLGKVDLLVEQGFYSNRTDFNKTSIRNQLSIHANVVDNILTDKSYLIGVIFYSRERLEKVLEQNKILDIKVVGMVVIADNIGEELAIKTIKSLKVFGVLKATPEIKKILKQ, from the coding sequence CTGGCTGAAACTGAAAAAATAACAATAAACATGAATGTTGTGGATTTGGGTAAAGTTGATTTATTAGTTGAACAGGGGTTTTATTCAAATCGTACCGACTTTAATAAGACATCTATCCGTAATCAATTATCGATTCATGCAAATGTTGTTGATAATATCCTTACAGATAAATCATATTTAATTGGAGTAATTTTTTACAGTAGGGAACGGCTTGAGAAAGTACTGGAACAGAACAAAATATTAGACATTAAAGTTGTCGGAATGGTGGTCATTGCAGATAACATTGGCGAAGAATTGGCAATTAAAACAATAAAATCTTTAAAAGTATTTGGGGTACTCAAAGCAACTCCAGAGATAAAAAAAATATTAAAACAATGA
- a CDS encoding LuxR C-terminal-related transcriptional regulator, translated as MQPDLFPYSDISFEEFRIFLKKSKTKLQINVNVQIRLETNLSKEEQSIIEFLASSFLQILTESNEDKTQTDLDTLLTTWIQTYSMILNYHYLYLFHLILEKAFANLLKNSEDAKAYSYMFYLPTIASKISNQLSNWKNLIKTSDDFHSHSSQNLLLSYLELFPIKELFLVQHHNITSPVIFGWGRTEQETIRRIPFYPLVDTNNAQLNELSEHSLTLKVGETSIYLYPITTLEKDQEETIRNYLFRFNDFASNNAQYEKTLLNKLQVLDELNKVLISYSGSNDFIKIIKGCEELLNYKRCVFYAYIPWSNEFKGVIGEELVKVQKTQGYVYPNQLFHTMLITKKPIFIKNPVHTVKNETIELFNLSSLIVAPICHYEEVLGWVTLDQVGKEFDCTQEDLQLVEEVCNRIGLFLKNFGHNVSPSNNIELTDRELSVLMLLADGYDNKKMGDFLHLSEHTIRDYISNLMIKLKAKNRTQVVSSGFRLGLLT; from the coding sequence ATGCAACCTGATTTATTCCCCTATAGCGATATATCATTTGAGGAATTTAGAATCTTTCTAAAAAAAAGTAAAACCAAACTTCAAATAAATGTTAATGTACAAATTAGATTAGAAACAAATCTATCCAAAGAAGAACAATCTATTATTGAATTTCTCGCAAGTTCATTCTTGCAAATTTTAACTGAATCAAATGAGGATAAGACTCAAACCGACTTAGATACCCTTTTGACTACTTGGATACAAACGTATTCAATGATTTTGAATTATCATTACTTATACTTATTCCACCTTATTCTAGAAAAGGCTTTTGCGAATCTATTAAAAAATTCAGAAGACGCAAAGGCTTATTCGTACATGTTCTATTTGCCGACTATTGCTTCTAAAATTTCTAACCAATTATCTAATTGGAAGAATCTTATTAAAACTTCAGATGATTTTCATTCCCATTCTTCGCAGAATTTATTGCTTTCATATTTGGAATTGTTTCCGATTAAAGAACTTTTTCTTGTTCAGCATCATAATATAACTAGCCCTGTAATATTTGGTTGGGGAAGAACAGAACAAGAAACAATCCGAAGAATTCCTTTTTATCCGCTTGTAGATACAAACAATGCTCAATTAAACGAGTTATCTGAGCATTCACTAACATTAAAAGTTGGTGAAACTAGCATTTATCTATACCCGATAACAACATTAGAAAAGGATCAAGAAGAAACAATCAGAAATTATCTGTTTCGTTTTAATGATTTCGCTAGTAATAATGCTCAATATGAAAAAACTTTACTAAATAAACTTCAAGTTCTAGATGAATTAAATAAAGTTCTCATAAGCTACTCCGGAAGCAATGACTTCATAAAAATAATAAAGGGATGCGAAGAGCTTCTTAACTATAAAAGATGTGTTTTCTATGCATATATCCCTTGGTCAAATGAGTTTAAAGGTGTTATTGGTGAAGAATTAGTAAAGGTCCAAAAAACACAAGGATACGTATATCCGAATCAATTGTTTCATACCATGCTAATTACAAAAAAGCCAATATTCATTAAAAACCCAGTACATACGGTAAAAAATGAGACAATTGAGTTATTCAATCTTTCTTCACTAATTGTTGCTCCAATATGTCATTACGAAGAAGTTCTCGGTTGGGTGACTTTAGATCAGGTGGGAAAAGAGTTTGATTGTACGCAAGAGGATTTACAACTTGTGGAGGAAGTTTGCAACAGAATTGGTTTATTTTTAAAAAATTTCGGACATAATGTTTCACCAAGTAATAATATCGAATTAACTGATCGCGAGCTAAGTGTATTAATGCTCCTAGCAGATGGGTACGATAATAAAAAAATGGGGGACTTCCTCCATCTAAGCGAGCATACAATTAGAGATTACATAAGTAATCTTATGATAAAGTTAAAAGCAAAAAATCGAACCCAAGTTGTATCATCTGGATTCCGTCTAGGATTGTTAACCTAA
- a CDS encoding ATP-binding cassette domain-containing protein, translated as MLLKQNPHIDIWQIERELTYMDLSIDILDKKFHVLSGGEQTKLLLIELFLNESSFPLIDEPTNNLDLHGRKIVGEYLKKKKGFIVISHDESFLNQFVDHVLAINKESIDLISGNVETWKYEKANADMLSEEKNSELKMEIKRLHDVSRQVHTWGIQKENSTKDASARRLAAKQMKRAKAIKKRIETMIEEKESLINNIENISCLKMKVEKPRKQVLFFRNFSILREGIPLFEPINIDVYPTDRFFIEGENGVGKSTLLNFILGTERLETIGEFRINLPDQLSKLSQKDQEDLDYFSLLNRLSTKELKEEYWHLLYQLGIERSSFSDKSSENWSAGEQKKVFLANALLGKNELFIWDEVTNYLDMLVINQLIDAIKKYQPTVIGVDHNDYFVHAIATKKIELTPCM; from the coding sequence GTGTTACTGAAACAAAACCCCCATATCGATATTTGGCAAATTGAGCGTGAGTTAACCTATATGGATTTATCGATTGACATATTAGATAAAAAATTTCATGTATTAAGTGGTGGAGAACAAACAAAACTCTTGCTGATTGAGTTATTTTTAAATGAAAGTTCATTTCCTCTAATTGATGAGCCGACAAATAATTTAGATTTGCATGGTAGAAAAATTGTTGGGGAATACTTAAAGAAGAAAAAGGGATTTATTGTTATTAGTCATGATGAGTCTTTTTTAAATCAATTCGTGGATCATGTTTTAGCAATCAATAAAGAATCGATTGACTTGATTAGCGGCAATGTCGAAACATGGAAATATGAAAAAGCAAATGCAGATATGCTTTCTGAAGAAAAGAATTCTGAACTAAAAATGGAAATTAAAAGGCTTCATGATGTTTCAAGACAAGTGCATACTTGGGGGATACAAAAAGAGAATAGTACAAAAGATGCCTCAGCAAGGCGATTAGCTGCGAAACAAATGAAAAGAGCGAAAGCGATCAAAAAAAGAATAGAAACGATGATTGAGGAAAAGGAAAGTCTTATAAACAATATCGAAAATATTTCTTGCCTTAAAATGAAAGTTGAAAAGCCAAGGAAACAGGTTTTGTTTTTTAGAAATTTTTCCATTTTGAGAGAAGGAATACCTCTTTTTGAACCTATCAACATAGATGTATATCCTACTGATCGATTCTTTATAGAGGGGGAAAATGGCGTAGGTAAATCTACTTTGTTAAATTTTATACTTGGAACAGAACGATTAGAAACAATTGGTGAATTTCGAATAAATCTACCTGACCAATTATCGAAACTGAGTCAAAAAGATCAAGAAGATCTAGATTATTTCTCCTTGCTAAATCGATTATCAACGAAAGAATTAAAAGAAGAATATTGGCATCTGTTATATCAATTAGGTATAGAACGTTCTAGTTTTTCAGATAAATCAAGTGAAAATTGGAGCGCAGGCGAACAGAAAAAAGTATTTTTAGCGAATGCATTATTAGGAAAAAATGAGTTGTTTATTTGGGACGAGGTAACCAATTATTTAGACATGTTAGTGATTAATCAGCTAATAGATGCGATAAAAAAATATCAGCCAACTGTGATCGGTGTAGACCATAATGATTATTTCGTTCATGCTATAGCTACTAAAAAGATAGAATTAACACCTTGTATGTAG
- a CDS encoding aminoglycoside adenylyltransferase domain-containing protein encodes MFNGENCSSDIKNFVLNLLNKTIEIIEGEFVGFYIHGSLAMGGFNPNNSDIDILVVTKNSLRENNKRVLAQLFLTYSKEPFPIEISFLNEKQLNNWVHPCPYDFHYSEFWRERYEDDLLRGTNLYLNSEIKCDRDLAAHIMIINHRGICIKGRPIDEIFPLVPRSHYVSSIVDDFQECLVNIEQEPTYCVLNLIRVYLYLSEGIISSKQEVGILVKLFLPIEWHLTIQKAINYYMKDDQQDNFEINELLLFRDYMNKKVQELWNNQSVNESK; translated from the coding sequence GTGTTTAATGGGGAAAATTGTTCATCAGACATTAAAAATTTCGTTCTTAATTTATTAAATAAAACAATAGAAATCATAGAAGGGGAGTTTGTAGGATTTTATATTCATGGCTCTTTAGCAATGGGAGGATTTAATCCTAATAATAGTGATATTGATATTTTAGTTGTTACAAAAAATTCATTACGTGAAAATAACAAAAGAGTGTTAGCACAGTTGTTTTTAACTTATTCAAAAGAACCATTTCCAATTGAAATAAGTTTTTTGAATGAAAAACAACTAAATAATTGGGTACATCCTTGCCCTTATGATTTTCACTATAGTGAGTTCTGGAGGGAAAGATATGAAGATGATTTGTTGCGCGGAACAAATCTATATCTAAATAGTGAAATAAAGTGTGATAGGGACTTAGCTGCTCATATTATGATTATTAATCATCGGGGTATTTGTATAAAAGGAAGACCAATTGATGAAATATTTCCTTTAGTTCCACGTTCGCACTATGTTTCTTCCATTGTAGATGATTTCCAAGAATGTTTAGTAAATATTGAACAAGAGCCTACTTATTGTGTATTAAATTTAATTAGAGTTTACTTGTATCTAAGTGAAGGTATTATTTCTTCCAAACAGGAAGTTGGTATTTTGGTAAAATTATTTCTTCCAATTGAATGGCATTTAACAATTCAAAAAGCAATAAATTATTATATGAAAGATGACCAACAAGATAATTTTGAAATAAATGAATTATTGTTGTTTAGAGATTATATGAATAAAAAAGTACAAGAATTATGGAACAATCAAAGTGTGAATGAGTCTAAATGA
- a CDS encoding indolepyruvate ferredoxin oxidoreductase subunit alpha yields MAFVIIDACSQEKAAKCLDVCPADCIKLADTQYVINPNLCIDCGACEVVCPVEAIYHEDELLAEDKHSHLLAINHFR; encoded by the coding sequence ATGGCTTTTGTCATTATAGATGCTTGTAGTCAAGAAAAAGCTGCGAAATGTCTAGATGTTTGCCCTGCCGATTGTATTAAATTAGCTGATACCCAATATGTCATCAATCCGAATCTCTGCATTGATTGTGGTGCTTGTGAAGTGGTATGCCCTGTTGAAGCCATTTATCATGAGGATGAGCTTTTAGCTGAGGATAAGCACTCACATTTACTTGCAATAAATCATTTTAGATAG